A region of Capra hircus breed San Clemente chromosome 11, ASM170441v1, whole genome shotgun sequence DNA encodes the following proteins:
- the TSC1 gene encoding tuberous sclerosis 1 (The RefSeq protein has 5 substitutions compared to this genomic sequence) has protein sequence MAQQANVGELLSMLDSPLLSVRGDGTAVFKENLSSDRGPMLVNTLVDYYLETNSQPVLHILTTLQEPHDKHLLDKMNEYVGKAASRLSTLLLLGHVVRLQPSWKHKLSQAPLLPSLLKCLKMDTDVIVLTTGVLVLITMLPMIPQSGKQHLHDFFDIFGRLSSWCLKKPGHVTEVYLVHLHASVYALFHRLYGMYPCNFVSFLRSHYSMKEDLETFEEVVKPMMEHVRIHPELVTGSKDHELDPRRWKRLETHDVVIECAKISLDPTEASYEDGYSVSHQISARFPHRSADVSASSYVDTQNSYGNATSTPYSTSRLTLNTPGQLPQTLSSPSTRLLAEPPQATLWSPSAVCGMTTPPTSPGNVPPDLSHPYSKVFGTTGGKGTPLGTPATPPPPAPPCHSDDYVHLSLPQATAPKKEERTDSARPCLHRQPHVPNDRGLEELHGGKESVTLSDLPGFLGDLASEEDSIEKDKEEAAISKELSEITTADAEPLVPRGGFDSPFYRDSLPGCPRKTLSASSSTQGPSANPEPLNSSLDKSGPDTPKQAFTPIDLPCGGTGESPAGNRERQASLEASILTPSPCKIPPQRGVGFGSGQPPPYDHLFEVALPKTAHHFVSKKTEELLKKAKGSAEEDFTPSASPMEVLDRLIQQGADVHSKELNRLSLPSKSVDWTHFGGSPPSDEIRTLRNQLLLLHNQLLYERFKRQQHALRNRRLLRKVIRAAALEEQNAAMKDQLKLQEKDIQIWKISLQKEQARYNQLQEQRDTVVTQLHSQIRQLQHDREEFYNQSQELQTKLEDCRNMISELRVELKKANSKVCHTELLLSQVSQKLSNSESVQQQMEFLNRQLLVLGEVNELYLEQLQNKHSDTTKEVEMMKAAYRKELEKNRSHVLQQNQRLDTCQKRILELESHLAQKDHLPLEQKKYLEDVKLQARGQLQAAESRYEAQKRITQMFELKILDLYGKLEKDGLLKKLEEQKPEAAEAAEERLDYCQDGCSDSVTGHNEEAPGHNGETKPPRPGGARGSGGGRGGGSSSSELSTPEKPPNPRAGPFSSRWETVVGEPTSGTPTTVGSLPSSESFLGMKARELFRNKSESQCDEDGLTVGSLSETLKTELGKDSGVEARPPSALDGPLPPAPKPDSVGQLCIMDYNEAQLEHS, from the exons ATGGCCCAGCAAGCCAATGTTGGGGAGCTCCTCTCCATGCTGGACTCCCCGCTGCTGAGTGTGCGTGGCGATGGAACAGCCGTCTTTAAAGAGAATCTCAGTTCTG accGTGGTCCGATGCTTGTGAACACCTTGGTGGATTATTACCTGGAAACCAACTCTCAGCCTGTATTGCACATCCTGACTACCTTGCAAGAGCCCCATGATAAG CACCTCTTggacaaaatgaatgaatatgtggGCAAGGCCGCCTCTCGGTTATCCACCCTCTTGCTACTGGGCCACGTCGTGAGGCTGCAGCCGTCGTGGAAGCATAAGCTCTCTCAAGCACCTCTTTTGCCTTCTCTACTAAAATGTCTCAAG ATGGACACCGACGTCATTGTCCTCACAACAGGAGTCTTAGTGTTGATAACCATGCTCCCAATGATTCCACAGTCGGGGAAACAGCACCTTCACgatttctttgatatttttggCCGTCTTTCGTCATGGTGCCTGAAGAAACCAG GCCACGTGACAGAAGTCTATCTCGTCCACCTCCATGCCAGCGTTTACGCTCTCTTCCATCGCCTGTATGGGATGTACCCTTGCAACTTTGTCTCCTTTCTGCGTTCTCACTACAGTATGAAGGAAAACCTGGAGACTTTTGAAGAAGTGGTCAAG CCAATGATGGAGCATGTGCGAATTCACCCGGAATTAGTGACTGGATCCAAGGACCATGAACTGGACCCTCGAAG GTGGAAGAGATTAGAAACACATGATGTTGTCATAGAATGTGCCAAAATCTCTCTGGACCCTACAGAAGCCTCATATGAAGATGGCTATTCTGTGTCTCACCAAATCTCAGCCCGTTTTCCTCATCGTTCAGCCGATGTCTCCGCCAGCTCTTACGCTGACACACAGAATAGCTATG GGAATGCTACTTCTACCCCCTACTCTACTTCTCGGCTGACGTTAAACACGCCAGGGCAGCTACCTCAGACTCTGAGTTCCCCGTCGACACGGCTATTAGCTGAGCCGCCACAA GCTACTCTTTGGAGCCCGTCTGCAGTTTGTGGGATGACCACTCCTCCAACTTCTCCTGGAAATGTCCCACCTGATCTGTCACACCCTTACAGTAAAGTCTTTGGTACAACTG GTGGGAAAGGAACTCCTCTGGGAACCCCTGCAacctctcctcctccagccccaccctgccATTCGGACGACTACGTGCACCTTTCACTCCCGCAGGCCACTGCCCCCAAGAAG GAAGAGAGAACAGACTCTGCAAGGCCCTGTCTACACAGACAACCCCATGTTCCGAATGACAGAGGATTAG AAGAGCTGCACGGAGGCAAGGAATCTGTCACTCTCAGTGATCTTCCAGGGTTTTTAGGCGACCTGGCTTCTGAAGAAGACAGTATTGAGAAGGATAAAGAAGAAG CGGCCATATCTAAAGAGCTGTCTGAGATCACGACGGCCGATGCCGAGCCCCTGGTTCCTCGAGGAGGCTTCGACTCGCCCTTCTACCGGGACAGTCTGCCGGGCTGCCCGCGGAAGACCCTCTCAGCTTCCTCCAGCACTCAGGGCCCCAGTGCGAACCCTGAGCCTTTAAACTCCTCCCTGGACAAGTCGGGGCCTGACACACCAAAGCAAGCCTTCACGCCCATAGACCTGCCCTGCGGAGGCACCGGGGAGAGCCCTGCCGGGAACAGGgagcgccaggcctccctggaggcCAGCatcctcacccccagcccctgtAAAATTCCACCTCAGAGGGGAGTGGGGTTTGGCAGTGGGCAGCCTCCCCCATACGATCATCTTTTTGAGGTGGCATTGCCAAAGACTGCCCATCATTTTGTCAGCAAGAAGACGGAGGAACTGCTCAAGAAGGCAAAGGGAAGTGCAGAGGAGGACTTCACGCCCTCCGCCTCCCCCATGGAAGTGCTGGACAGGCTGATTCAGCAGGGAGCGGACGTGCACAGCAAGGAGCTCAACAG GTTGTCTTTACCCAGCAAGTCTGTGGACTGGACCCACTTCGGAG GCTCTCCTCCCTCAGATGAGATCCGCACCCTCCGTAACCAGTTGCTTTTACTGCACAACCAGTTACTCTACGAGCGTTTCAAGCGGCAGCAGCACGCGCTGCGCAACAGGCGGCTCCTGCGCAAGGTGATCCGGGCCGCGGCTCTGGAGGAGCAGAATGCTGCCATG AAAGACCAGTTGAAGTTGCAAGAGAAAGACATCCAGATATGGAAGATTAGTCTGCAGAAAGAACAAGCCAGGTACAATCAGCTTCAGGAGCAGCGAGACACGGTGGTCACCCAGCTCCATAGCCAAATCAGACAGCTTCAGCACGACCGGGAGGAGTTCTACAACCAGAGCCAGGAGCTACAG ACGAAGCTGGAGGACTGCAGGAACATGATCTCAGAACTGCGCGTGGAACTGAAGAAGGCCAACAGCAAGGTGTGCCACACCGAGCTGCTGCTCAGCCAGGTGTCCCAGAAG CTCTCAAATAGTGAGTCGGTCCAACAGCAGATGGAGTTCTTGAACAGGCAACTGTTGGTTCTTGGGGAAGTCAACGAGCTATATTTGGAACAGCTGCAGAACAAGCATTCAGACACCACCAAG gaagtAGAAATGATGAAGGCTGCATATCGGAAAGAGCTagaaaaaaacagaagccacGTCCTCCAGCAGAATCAGAGGCTTGATACCTGTCAGAAGCGGATTTTGGAACTGGAATCTCATCTGGCTCAGAAAGACCACCTTCTTTTAGAACAGAAAAAGTACCTAGAGGATGTCAAGCTCCAGGCAAG AGGACAGCTACAGGCTGCAGAGAGCAGGTATGAGGCCCAAAAGAGGATCACCCAGATGTTTGAATTGAAGATCTTAGATTTATACGGCAAGTTGGAGAAGGATGGCCTCCTGAAAAAACTTGAAGAGCAAAAACCAGAAGCAGCTGAAGCAGCAGAAGAAAG GCTTGACTACTGTCAGGACGGCTGCTCGGATTCGGTGACAGGGCACAACGAAGAGGCCCCCGGCCATAATGGTGAGACCAAGCCCCCCAGGCCCGGCGGTGCCCGGGGCAGTGGCGGTGGCAGaggtggcggcagcagcagcagcgagctCTCCACCCCGGAGAAGCCCCCCAACCCCAGGTCAGGCCCGTTCAGCAGTCGATGGGAGACGGTGGTCGGTGAGCCCACTTCCGGCACTCCCACGACGGTGGGCTCGCTTCCCAGTTCAGAGAGCTTCCTGGGCATGAAGGCGCGAGAGCTGTTTCGTAACAAGAGTGAGAGCCAGTGCGACGAGGACGGCCTGACTGTCGGCAGCCTTTCCGAGACCCTAAAGACAGAGCTGGGCAAAGACTCGGGTGTGGAAGCCAGGCCCCCCTCGGCCCTCGATGGCCCACTGCCGCCTGCCCCAAAGCCGGACAGCGTGGGCCAGCTCTGCATCATGGACTACAACGAGGCCCAGCTTGAGCACAGCTAG